In Salvia miltiorrhiza cultivar Shanhuang (shh) chromosome 4, IMPLAD_Smil_shh, whole genome shotgun sequence, the DNA window aatcaagggATAAAATAGTACTCTATTAGTGCTTTAAATGGTACTTATTTTGAGTGATTGgatagattgataaaatatattccATTCGTCTACAAATTTTCTTTGAGTAAGTGACacagatttttttaaaaaatgtttaatATATTTAGAGTGGAGAAAAGATTGTTGAATTTATTGAGAatagtgaaaatgtgttttaattagaattgagaatggtgaaaaaaaaaataataaatgagattattataagtggtggggtctagtaaaaaaataaatagaaaattcttTTATGAACGCTTCAAAaagggaaaataaaaaaaaaaacttcatacACGGAAAGAGTATTAaaattgagtatttgaataataaaaGTAAAACTAGTTCAtcattgattaattaatcaaaataaatgaTAGATTGGTTTAAATTATTATTCTTCCCCTCGCACTCAAAGTAAGGTCCCCCGAATAAAAAATTgactatattttatatattctaTCTTTATGgctattttttatttgaggCATTCTCCCGTAcaaccggttgcaccgtgcaactagTTTCTGAATggcactacttcaacatacaagtgacaagtgtcatttgtatgttaaaGTAGCGTCATTTGAAAATGTTCAAATGTCATTtcccgaatgaagtagtgttacagttgcacggtgcaaccggttgTACAAGAGTATTTGTGTTTCTATTTTTACaatataaaaatgattattttgatatattaactcatattttaaatttatcaaaatttatttttacaataaatgAATGCAATTTGTAGTCCCATTATGATGAGTGCCGGAGAACTGGAAAGCGGAAATGCAGGAGAGCCGGCAAAGCTGATCAGACAGAGATACCGCGAGGCGGCGGACATGATCGCAAAGGGAAAAATGTGCGTTCTGTTCATCAACGACCTCGATGCCGGCGCCGGAAGATTTGGAGGGAGCACACAGTACACAGTGAATAATCAGATGGTGAACGCCACGCTCATGAATATCGCCGACAGCCCCACCAACGTTCAGCTCCCGGGGATCTACAACAAGCAGGAGAATCCTCGAGTGCCCGTCATCGTCACTGGAAATGACTTCTCGACGTTGTACGCTCCCCTCATTCGCGACGGCCGGATGGACAAGTTCTACTGGGCCCCCACCAGGGAAGACCGGATTGGCATCTGCTCCGGAATCTTCTGGACAGATAATGTTGCCATGCGCGACGTCGTTGAGCTCGTCGACGCTTTCCCCGGGCAATCTATTGGTATGTCCATTCAAAACGCATTCACAAATAGATTAGACAAGATTAGTCTCATGATATGTTGTTAAGTTGGGCGGGCTCGGTTCGATACTAGGTTCGGGATAATGCCACGTAAGATACGTCTTTGCCCCCTGAtgatagaaaaaaatattttaagtaatttcatatttaatttcaaataatagaATGAGCAACTTTGTCTCAGTGCCACATAGTATTAATCTCGGATAATCTTGAACTAATCCAATTTCGAGTAATTCTGAGCCAATTTAATCTCAAGTAATTGAACACCTCTTAAAGGATGAGCAATAGTAGAGTTGTCAAAATCGTCAAACCTGGCTGACTTTCATATTAATGACCAATAGGGTATTTTCAAGTCGAGTTGAATTCGCTCTAGATTAAAAATGACAATCCAATCAAACTCTAAATGGGATTAACTCGGAATGCTTGCAAGGTAAATGGTTAATTGGCTCCATCTGGTCCTAAATTTATAGTTTAGATTAAATAATGGTGGATCAGCTTGACCCGCTCGACAGCGGGTCAAGCTAGTTAGTCATGTCGAGCCAAACcatttttgaaacttttaagTGGTAGATCAAAATTATACTATATGATTGAGTTTGgagttcaaaattactcaaattaAACCATCAAAATATGTAGtagattgtttttatttatttaaactatCATCCAAAGCAAACACCTCCATAATATGTTCTTGATCCATGTGCAGACTTCTTTGGGGCAATGAGGGCGAGAGTATACGATGACCTAGTGCGGGAATGGATTGCGAGCGTAGGAGTGGAGAAGATGGGGAGCAAGCTCGTGaactcgagggagaaaccaccCGAATTCGAGCAACCGAAAATGAGCCTTGCGAAGCTGATTGAGTACGGCAACATGCTTGTTCGAGAGCAACAAAATGTGAAGAGAGTTCAGTTGTCTGAAAAGTATTTGAAGGAGGCGGCACTCGGCGATGCCAACGAAGACGCTATCAAGAATTAGTAACATTATTTGTTCCATTTTATCtccaaaaaaaaacattatttgCCGCAATTGTGTTTATAAATAAAGATGATACATAGATTGTTCATCTTTACTAGCTACAAGGTAATGATCAATAATTGTAAACACATTGAATCATGGTcttctatatataatatttttcagaatttttaattttcaatgagTATTTGCCTTCACTTTGGAGTGGAATTATTTGAATCAGTTGTTGATCAACCTCTTGAAAAATGGCATAACTGCTTTGGGTTATTAAAGACTTTTCAAGAATATTGGTATTTGTCTCCAAGGGGACCCAAGCGGTGCGATCTCTTGTGTGTGAACAATGAAGTCTCGAGTTCAGACCCCACTGCTCCTCctcccaactcccccaagtcaaaaaaaaaaaaaaaaaaacaaaacaaaagaatcTTGGTATTTGAGTATATTGTGATTGTGAATGTGAGTATTTTCTCTCCcagttattaaaatttatgatgTCTAATATCCAAAATCAATTGTGCTTGTATTTGAATTCAGAAATTGACATTTAGTGACTCAAATCAATCGAAGTGACCACTTATGAGTTTATCACTGGgagttttgttttattttattttatttgagaaCTAGTTTAGTGTGAATTTTGAATTCTTATTGAAATCGTTGAAAATAAATGCAGTAGTATTCGGGTAAGGATAAAAAAATTGGTCATGGGCCCAAAACTTTTTGAAAAAACAGTTCTGTGGGGTATGGGCGGCGGACAACCTTCAACTCAGTAATTAAATATTACATTCaactaatttaattttatcataatgtaatctatataatactccctccctccacgaaagaacttcttatctttcctttctttcctttttgagacgtccacaaaagaacttcctacttatttttagactataccccaccacttataatcctcttactttccacttttcacaactctcaatattaattataacacattttcaccactcccaatacactcaactaccttttatccactctcaatacactcaataatattttttcttaaaacccgtgccactccctcctaggaagttctttcatggacggagggagtagtaattatcggacataattaaaatagggtaaatatcaatttaaaccttaaactatttccgcactatcaattatatcctgaactattgaaaataattttttaaaccttaaacTATGAACTTTGTATCAATTATACCCCGTGTCCATTTTTCAGGCCCGGAAAGTTGACGTGGCTTGCCGGTTTGCCACAGtgtattttgtaaaaaaataattagattGACGTGGCTTtaaaaattagaagaaaaattACACGTTGAtttcctttattattatttgcacccaaaagaaacaaaacaacaaCACATTCATTCCCTAAAATTAAAAGACGCTCCTGCGCAAATTAACAAAACAACAACATAtctattctaaaaaatataaacgTGTTGCCGCCCTAGAATCAAGAAGAAGTATATCTCCAATTCAAGAACCCTACGACTAAGTACAAAATTTCACTCCAATTCCAAGATTCGCCTGAATCTTCGATTACAAGAAAAGTTACAATATCACGTGACATACATTATCGGTGAGTGGCGATTATCATTCATGATTCTAAAGTGTTCTTTTTGTGTCTTTTTTCAGTAGTCCTTGTTTATATTGTAGTGGCCCTTGCATTAAATTGTATTATATTACTTTTGTATGTTTTGTATTGTAGTGGTTGTCGTATCCTACCTTAAATTTGTGGGTTGTTGTTTGGCAGCACATGCAGCATGGATATGCCTTATTTAATTGCGATAAGAATTCACTTTGGTGGAAAGTTTGAGGGGGAAAGAAGATACATAGGAGGTGAAGTTGATGTTCTAGAGGAATGTGATTGGTATTCTTGGCAATTTTCTGAATTATTTAATTCATATGTTGATCGTGGGTGTAGTGATGTTCAAAAATTTGCTTTTAGAGTAAAGAACACTGATGAATTGATGTTCTTTAAAGACGATACTGAATTTCGAACGAGAATATATAATTGTGTGGATGTGGAAAATGAGAAGTTGGATGTTTATGTTGGGGATGTTGAACTTGAGAATGAGGATGAAGGTTATGTTAGGCTGACAGAGGGTTTGGAAACTTATGTAGAGGATGATTTGGAAGCTGATGATGGTGGTTGGACAAGTCAGTAGTGAATATATAGATTTGATTGGTATACTTTAATAGGCTAACTTTATTTGTTGTTTCATTGAGGCATTTGATCGAGCAAGTGGTGTGCATAGGTTAAagcacacacaaaaaaaaattaccaactCCAACAATTTCAACTTCAATACACATAAACAGAATTAAGAATAGTACCAAC includes these proteins:
- the LOC131022556 gene encoding ribulose bisphosphate carboxylase/oxygenase activase 2, chloroplastic-like encodes the protein MAASASTTTFGAVNRPLQLKTSGSSAAAITRFLGKKVRSRAREWKICCERFKVIVAEVDEKKQSDSDRWRGLATDVSDDQQDIARGKGMVDALFQAPVGAGTHNPVLSSYEYLSAGLRQYEFDNNMNGCYIAPAFMDKLLVHIAKNFMNLPNIKVPLILGIWGGKGQGKSFQCELVFSKIGINPIMMSAGELESGNAGEPAKLIRQRYREAADMIAKGKMCVLFINDLDAGAGRFGGSTQYTVNNQMVNATLMNIADSPTNVQLPGIYNKQENPRVPVIVTGNDFSTLYAPLIRDGRMDKFYWAPTREDRIGICSGIFWTDNVAMRDVVELVDAFPGQSIDFFGAMRARVYDDLVREWIASVGVEKMGSKLVNSREKPPEFEQPKMSLAKLIEYGNMLVREQQNVKRVQLSEKYLKEAALGDANEDAIKN